GATTTTATGAATGTCGAAGTTGGAAACGGTGAGCCGATTGTCTATGATTTTGATAATCAATTGCACATTCTCTCTAAGACCAATCTGTAAAATTAGTACCGAAAATGCCCACAGACATTGTTTTGCAGATACAGCTTTCGATTGATTAAAGTTCAAGTCCCTATATTTTAATTTATTTTCATGCAATACTAGGCAGTATAAAATGAATTGAGGAGGTAATTATGGATGATCAAACATTAATGAAGAAAGCGCTGCTGTCGACGGCCTTGCATTTTTCTTATAAAAATCTGAATCTGCCTGTCTGGATTTCGGCCATCAATGGTGAATTTATTTCTGCAGCCGAATCTTACGACGCCGATGTGACGGATGTCCAATTGTATTTCACAGGATCTAAAAGCGGCGATAATTACCACGCATCGGGTTCCTTTGAATTTGCAGGCGGTACTCAGACGGCTGATCTTGATATTCCGCTTAGTGATGGCCAGGCTGAGGCTGAATAAGTGACGGTTTTATCGACACAATCTTTAAAAGCCGATGATGGCAAACGGCGTTGTCAATGGCTGACAAACTATAAAGTTTGGGACGATATGACTGTTTATCATGATAATGAGTGGGGCCGTCCTAGCCATAATTACCGTTATTTATTCGAGCTGCTTTGTTTGGAGACTTATCAGGCTGGTTTGAGCTGGGAAATTGTTTTGAAAAAACGCGCTGCATTTCAACGTGCTTTTTTTAATTTTGATATTCAAAAGGTCGCCGAATTAACCTCAATCGATTCTTTGATGGCTGACAGCGGCCTGATTCGCAACCGCCTAAAACTACAGGCGACAATTAACAATGCGCGTGCCGTTTTAAACACGCAGAAGCAGTATGGCTCTTTTGATAACTATCTTTGGCATTTTACCGATGGTCAGATAATTGACCACCACATTACCGATCCTGTCCAGATTCCGGCACAAAATGATTTATCGCAGTTGGTAGCCAAACAGATGAAAAAAGATGCCTTCAAGTTTACCGGCCCGGTGACAATATACTCTTATCTGCAAGGCGCCGGCGTTATCAATGATCATGAAGCTGTTTGTGCTTTCAACCCGAATCGGCAATTAGACTAATTATCATTTTTCTATTCAAAAATTAAAATATTGTCAAATATCCGTTTGCTGCAGTGAATTTTTGTTCTAATTGTGCGTAACAGCCCTTTCGTCCTTTGGACCGTCAAGTGACAAAAAATATGAAAGCAGGTCATATATATGGATGATTTTATCCAATTTTTAAAACGGAAGAATGTCAAGCTCTATCTGACACTAGCACTTTTAATTCTTGTGATTTACTTTTTACGTGCTTTCATGGGGATTGTTCTATTGACAACAATTTTCGCTTATTTAGCCATTAAATCCAGCTTGTATTTTAAAAAACGCTTTCAAGTTCCTTATCTGCTTGCCGTGGTGTCCTTGTACATATTGATCTTGGGATTATTGGCGGCAGCTATTTCTTACGCTGCGCCTTTGCTAGTCGACCAGCTTAAGGTCATTCCACAAATGGTTTCCAAAGCGATCATTAACCACCCGCTTTTAAATCGCAGTATTAACCGATTAGTGAATCGCTTCATTCATAGTAGCGAGATGGTGTCCAATAGCCGGAACGTCGTGGTAACGGGTTTTCGTGAAGCCGGCCATGTCGGCCGCGGATTGACACATTTTGTGCTGGCTGTTTTTCTTAGCTTTGTTTACAGCATTTCCCGCCCACGGATTCTTTCATTCGGCAAAGAATTTTTGAAATCGCCTTATCACGAATTTTTCGGAAATGTGCATTTTCTGGCACGCAAATTTGTGTTGATCTTAGGCAAAATTATCGAAACGCAGCTGCTGATCTGTACGATTAATACTTTTTTAATGACTATCGGTCTTTTCTTTTTGAGAATGCCTGACTTGCTCCTGCTGGCAATTATCGTCTTTCTTCTTGGCCTGATACCCGTTGCAGGCGTTTTAATTTCTGTCATTCCACTGACAGTGATTGCTTTTGCTTCTGGCGGCCTTATTCGTGTTGCCGAAGTGATTGTGCTGGTTATCGTGATTCACATGTTCGAATCATATTTTCTGCATCCACGCCTTATGGCCGACCGGACGGATTTACCTGTCTTCATTGCTTTTATTACCTTAATCGTGATGAGCAAGCTAATTGGTGATTGGGGACTGATTGTGGGATTACCGATTGTCTCCTTTTTCTTGGATATTTTTGGTATTCACAGCTCTGAAAAAAGCCGCAAGCCGAAAAATAATGGTTGAGTATTTTATGCTTTAAAAGTAAGTTTGGCGTATTCGGGATTTTTTAAAAATGCTGCTTTAGCATAGGGACAAACAGGCTTGACGCGTTTTCCTGCAGCAGCAGCATCGCTTACTGCCTGTTTGAGTATTCTGCTCGCTAAGCCGTGCCCGCGATAGTCGGGATCTACTCGAATACTGTCGATACTGATCGCATTCTTTCCAGCGATTTCGCTGTATAACAGCTCGGCTATTGTTTTGCCATCCGAATTTTCAATGAAATAGCGGCCATGTTCCTGCTTAATTGCATTTTCTGTCATAAGTCTATTTTACAAAGCTTCGATGGCTTTTATAATGGGGTTGTAGCTATTAATTTTGGGAACAAATAAAAAATCTCCAATCAGATTTATCGCAATAGGGAGAGCAATATGAACATGAAATTTGTCAAACGCGGTCATTATACGGCTGAGGAGTTACGGGATATTCATTCTGGTACGGCTCAGCAAATGGACTACTTGAACAAACACATCGAGAGCATGGAACAAACCTACGAGCGGCATATGCCTAGTGGTGATCATATGCTGGATGAGTATTCAGAAAACAGCAAGTAAATTAACCGAAGACAGCTTCGGTTTTTATTTTGGCCTTTTTTAAATAATCAGCTGATTCCGTATAATGAGTTATATGACAAAAGAACGCGGATTTGAAATTGTTACAAAATACGAGCAGGCAGGTATTCAATTACCAAAAAGAGCCACTGCTCATGCCGCTGGCTATGATATCCAAGCAGCTGCTGATATGCTGATCCCGGCAGACGGCACAATCAAATTGGTTCCAACCGGTTTGAAGGCTTATATGCAGACGAACGAAGTCCTGTATTTGATCAATCGTTCTTCAGGACCGTATAAGCGCGGCCTGGTGCTGCCTAATTCAGTCGGTGTGATTGATGCTGACTACTATAATAATGAAAAAAATGAGGGCGAGATCTTTGTGCAGATACAGTCAATCTCTGGCCAAAATGTTCAGATTAAAAAAGGCGACCGGATCGTGCAGGCAATCTTCATGCCCTTTTTGACTGTGGACGATGATCGTGCAGCCGGCCTCCGTCAAGGCGGATTTGGTTCGACAGGGGAGTAAAGTTGGCAAAACAAAAAACACAATTTGTCTGTTCTAACTGTGGATATACGAGTGCCGGTTATTTAGGACGCTGCCCGAATTGTGGTCAGTGGAATACGTTAGTCGAAGAAAAAATTGTGCCGGATACCGTTGTTAACCGCAAGGCTAGAATCAGTCTTGATGGCCGCGTGGCCAAGCCGCAACGTATATCGGAAATTTCCGGCAACGAAACACCGCGTGTTCAGACCGGCATGCAGGAATTAAATCGTGTCCTAGGCGGTGGTATTGTACCGGGCAGCCTGGTTCTAATCGGTGGGGATCCTGGCATTGGCAAATCTACCTTGATGCTGCAGGTATCCGGCCAGCTGACCGAGACCGGTGGCAGTGTTCTCTATGTTTCTGGTGAAGAATCGGCCAACCAGATTAAACTGCGAGCTGATCGGCTGGGTGTTGGTTCTGACGATTTTGTTGTCTATCCGGAGACAGATATGCAGCAGATCGAATCTGTGATTCAGCAGATGGAGCCTGATTTTTTGGTGATTGACTCTGTTCAAACAATGCAGGAACCCGATTTGCAGTCTCCAATCGGATCTGTTGCCCAAGTTCGTGAAGTGACGGCTGATCTGATGCAGATTGCCAAGACGAACGGAATTACGATTTTTATTGTTGGCCATGTGACAAAAGACGGTGCAATTGCCGGGCCGAAGATTTTGGAACATATGGTGGATACGGTTCTTTATTTTGAAGGGGATGCCAATTACAAATACCGTATTTTAAGAACGGTCAAGAATCGTTTTGGGTCAACCAACGAATTAGGTATTTTTGAGATGCGTGATCGCGGCCTGCGCGAAGTATCTAATCCTTCAGAAATTTTTCTAGAAGAACGCTTGGCCGGCGCGACAGGGTCCTCAATCACGGCCAGTATGGAAGGCACGCGACCGATTTTAGTTGAAGTACAAGCTTTGGTCGCGCCGACTGTCTTTGGTAATGCACAGCGTGTCACGACTGGTGTTGATCGTAATCGTGTCGCTCAAATCCTGGCTGTTTTGGAAAAACACGCTAATCTGCTGCTGCAGAACCAAGATGCCCACGTGCGGATTACAGGCGGCGTCAAAATTGATGAACCGGCGGCTGATTTGGCAATTGCACTAGCCGTGGCGAGTTCTTATCATGAAAAAGCGACCAGCCCTTCGGATGTCTTTTTAGGTGAAGTCGGCTTGGGTGGTGAAGTCCGCTCGATTTCATTGATTGAAGATCGTCTCAAAGAGACAGCCAAGCTGGGTTTTAAGCGTGCGATTATTTCCAAAAATAATCTTCCGGGAACGATTCTGCCTGAGGGTCTGCAAGTGATTGGTGTCGCGACGCTGGAAGAAGCGCTGAAAATCGGGCTGGGCTTGCAGCGTTATACGAGGCAGGACAATTTGAACTGATTTATAATAGCTTTGCGAGGTAATTTATGGCAGTTTTTTCTGATATCAAAGGAATGACTTTTGATTTGGATGGCGTCATCACAGATACGGCCAGTTTTCACGAGAAGGCTTGGCACCAGACAGCTAATGAAGTTGGTACTGTTTGGACACAAGCTTTGGCTGATCAGCTTAAGGGTCTATCGAGAATGGATTCTTTGGCTTTAATCTTAAAAGCTGGTCATCATGAAGACGACTATACACAGGCCGAGAAAGTATCATTGGCTGAGAAAAAGAATCGTTACTATCAGCAACTGATTACAAAATTAACCGCCGATGATTTGCTGCCGGGCATTGGGGCTTTTTTAAATGAATTGAGGTCGGCCGGATACCGAATGAGTATTGCCAGTGCTTCTAAAAATGCAGTCACTATTCTCAAACAACTGCAGATCACGGATTATTTTCAAGGCATTGTCGATCCAGCTAGTCTTAGTGCCGGCAAACCCGATCCGGAGATTTTTATCAAGGCTGGAGAATTGCTTGCGCTTCCGCCAATGGCTCTGATTGGGTTGGAGGATGCGGCCGCTGGTGTCCAGTCGATTAAAGCGGCTGGTCAAACGGCTTTAGGCATTGGTTTAGCAGCTAAAAAAGCTGAACCGGACTTATATTTTGACCGAACTCAAGACATT
The Oenococcus kitaharae DSM 17330 DNA segment above includes these coding regions:
- a CDS encoding DNA-3-methyladenine glycosylase I; translated protein: MTVLSTQSLKADDGKRRCQWLTNYKVWDDMTVYHDNEWGRPSHNYRYLFELLCLETYQAGLSWEIVLKKRAAFQRAFFNFDIQKVAELTSIDSLMADSGLIRNRLKLQATINNARAVLNTQKQYGSFDNYLWHFTDGQIIDHHITDPVQIPAQNDLSQLVAKQMKKDAFKFTGPVTIYSYLQGAGVINDHEAVCAFNPNRQLD
- a CDS encoding AI-2E family transporter yields the protein MDDFIQFLKRKNVKLYLTLALLILVIYFLRAFMGIVLLTTIFAYLAIKSSLYFKKRFQVPYLLAVVSLYILILGLLAAAISYAAPLLVDQLKVIPQMVSKAIINHPLLNRSINRLVNRFIHSSEMVSNSRNVVVTGFREAGHVGRGLTHFVLAVFLSFVYSISRPRILSFGKEFLKSPYHEFFGNVHFLARKFVLILGKIIETQLLICTINTFLMTIGLFFLRMPDLLLLAIIVFLLGLIPVAGVLISVIPLTVIAFASGGLIRVAEVIVLVIVIHMFESYFLHPRLMADRTDLPVFIAFITLIVMSKLIGDWGLIVGLPIVSFFLDIFGIHSSEKSRKPKNNG
- a CDS encoding GNAT family N-acetyltransferase — encoded protein: MTENAIKQEHGRYFIENSDGKTIAELLYSEIAGKNAISIDSIRVDPDYRGHGLASRILKQAVSDAAAAGKRVKPVCPYAKAAFLKNPEYAKLTFKA
- a CDS encoding deoxyuridine 5'-triphosphate nucleotidohydrolase (catalyzes the formation of dUMP from dUTP), with product MTKERGFEIVTKYEQAGIQLPKRATAHAAGYDIQAAADMLIPADGTIKLVPTGLKAYMQTNEVLYLINRSSGPYKRGLVLPNSVGVIDADYYNNEKNEGEIFVQIQSISGQNVQIKKGDRIVQAIFMPFLTVDDDRAAGLRQGGFGSTGE
- the radA gene encoding DNA repair protein RadA, producing MAKQKTQFVCSNCGYTSAGYLGRCPNCGQWNTLVEEKIVPDTVVNRKARISLDGRVAKPQRISEISGNETPRVQTGMQELNRVLGGGIVPGSLVLIGGDPGIGKSTLMLQVSGQLTETGGSVLYVSGEESANQIKLRADRLGVGSDDFVVYPETDMQQIESVIQQMEPDFLVIDSVQTMQEPDLQSPIGSVAQVREVTADLMQIAKTNGITIFIVGHVTKDGAIAGPKILEHMVDTVLYFEGDANYKYRILRTVKNRFGSTNELGIFEMRDRGLREVSNPSEIFLEERLAGATGSSITASMEGTRPILVEVQALVAPTVFGNAQRVTTGVDRNRVAQILAVLEKHANLLLQNQDAHVRITGGVKIDEPAADLAIALAVASSYHEKATSPSDVFLGEVGLGGEVRSISLIEDRLKETAKLGFKRAIISKNNLPGTILPEGLQVIGVATLEEALKIGLGLQRYTRQDNLN
- the pgmB gene encoding beta-phosphoglucomutase, whose protein sequence is MAVFSDIKGMTFDLDGVITDTASFHEKAWHQTANEVGTVWTQALADQLKGLSRMDSLALILKAGHHEDDYTQAEKVSLAEKKNRYYQQLITKLTADDLLPGIGAFLNELRSAGYRMSIASASKNAVTILKQLQITDYFQGIVDPASLSAGKPDPEIFIKAGELLALPPMALIGLEDAAAGVQSIKAAGQTALGIGLAAKKAEPDLYFDRTQDITLAAIHDKMN